A single region of the Neodiprion pinetum isolate iyNeoPine1 chromosome 5, iyNeoPine1.2, whole genome shotgun sequence genome encodes:
- the LOC124219991 gene encoding UNC93-like protein isoform X2 — MPSKENVGGNFIEVKDGRSNFLPSERWRIMKNILMISFAFMVHFTAFMGASNLQSSVNADKSLGTFTLASIYGSLILSNIFLPVLMISWLGCKWTISLTFISYMPFIAAQFYPKFFTMIPAGLAVGLGGGPLWCAKCTYLTVVSEAYASVSELSADVLVTRFFGLFFMFYQMAQVWGNLISSAVLSYGLDATPVNNTINSTLVAQICGANFCAAQTDEENPNLKPPPAERIQLISGIYLGCMVFAILVVAFGVDSLTRYDRGRSGSTTGKSGLKLLAVTLKLLKEKRQLLILPITLFIGAEQAFLFADFNAAFVSCAWGISNIGYVMICYGVANAIAAISTGSVVKLTGRTPVMVFAFILHVAIIVALLLWKPTPEQGIIFFVMSGLWGVCDAIWLVQVNALSGILFPGKEEAAYSNFRLWEATGVTGYVIIIRKGRASRTITDERKNFELVATREASS, encoded by the exons ATGCCATCCAAGGAAAATGTGGGAGGAAATTTCATTGAAGTCAAAGATGGAAGGTCAAATTTCCTGCCATCGGAAAGATGGCGAATCATGAAAAACATATTGATGATCAGCTTCGCTTTTATGGTACATTTCACGGCTTTCATGGGCGCCAGCAATCTGCAAAGTTCCGTTAACGCGGACAAATCTCTGGGCACGTTTACCTTGGCTTCAATATACGGCAGTTTGATCCTGAGCAACATTTTTCTACCCGTACTCATGATAAG CTGGCTTGGATGCAAGTGGACCATATCCCTGACGTTTATCTCGTACATGCCTTTCATCGCAGCCCAGTTCTACCCCAAGTTTTTCACCATGATTCCAGCGGGACTTGCCGTTGGCTTGGGTGGCGGACCACTTTGGTGTGCAAAATGTACTTATCTCACGGTTGTGTCCGAAGCTTATGCCTCTGTATCGGAACTGAGCGCGGACGTTTTGGTCACAAGGTTCTTCGGCCTCTTCTTCATGTTTTACCAAATGGCGCAGGTTTGGGGGAACCTGATCTCGTCGGCag TATTGTCCTACGGATTGGATGCCACGCCAGTAAACAACACTATAAACAGCACCCTCGTCGCTCAAATTTGTGGGGCAAATTTCTGCGCAGCACAGACCGATGAAGAAAATCCAAATCTAAAACCACCCCCTGCTGAACGAATTCAACTGATCTCTGGTATTTACCTAGGATGCATGGTCTTCGCTATTCTCGTTGTTGCTTTCGGAGTAGACTCTCTGACTAG gtaCGACAGGGGCCGTTCCGGATCAACTACTGGGAAGTCTGGTCTTAAATTACTCGCTGTTACTTTGAAGTTACTGAAAGAAAAGAGACAGCTGCTCATTTTACCGATAACACTGTTCATCGGGGCTGAGCAAGCTTTCCTTTTTGCCGATTTCAACGCC GCGTTCGTCTCCTGCGCATGGGGTATTAGTAATATCGGTTACGTGATGATTTGCTACGGAGTGGCAAATGCGATTGCTGCTATAAGCACGGGGTCCGTGGTAAAACTCACTGGACGAACTCCGGTAATGGTTTTCGCATTCATTCTTCATGTTGCAATAATAGTAGCACTATTGCTCTGGAAGCCGACACCGGAACAGGGAATCATATTTTTTGTGATGTCGGGATTGTGGGGAGTCTGCGATGCTATTTGGCTTGTTCAAGTTAATG cATTGAGTGGCATTCTTTTCCCTGGCAAGGAAGAAGCTGCTTATTCAAACTTCCGACTTTGGGAAGCAACCG GAGTTACTGGGTACGTGATTATCATTCGGAAGGGTAGAGCCAGTCGGACCATTACAGATGAAAGAAAGAACTTCGAGCTCGTTGCAACTAGAGAAGCTTCTAGCTGA
- the LOC124219991 gene encoding UNC93-like protein isoform X1, translated as MPSKENVGGNFIEVKDGRSNFLPSERWRIMKNILMISFAFMVHFTAFMGASNLQSSVNADKSLGTFTLASIYGSLILSNIFLPVLMISWLGCKWTISLTFISYMPFIAAQFYPKFFTMIPAGLAVGLGGGPLWCAKCTYLTVVSEAYASVSELSADVLVTRFFGLFFMFYQMAQVWGNLISSAVLSYGLDATPVNNTINSTLVAQICGANFCAAQTDEENPNLKPPPAERIQLISGIYLGCMVFAILVVAFGVDSLTRYDRGRSGSTTGKSGLKLLAVTLKLLKEKRQLLILPITLFIGAEQAFLFADFNAAFVSCAWGISNIGYVMICYGVANAIAAISTGSVVKLTGRTPVMVFAFILHVAIIVALLLWKPTPEQGIIFFVMSGLWGVCDAIWLVQVNALSGILFPGKEEAAYSNFRLWEATGSVLAYAYSPYLCTNIKLYILLAILCIGVTGYVIIIRKGRASRTITDERKNFELVATREASS; from the exons ATGCCATCCAAGGAAAATGTGGGAGGAAATTTCATTGAAGTCAAAGATGGAAGGTCAAATTTCCTGCCATCGGAAAGATGGCGAATCATGAAAAACATATTGATGATCAGCTTCGCTTTTATGGTACATTTCACGGCTTTCATGGGCGCCAGCAATCTGCAAAGTTCCGTTAACGCGGACAAATCTCTGGGCACGTTTACCTTGGCTTCAATATACGGCAGTTTGATCCTGAGCAACATTTTTCTACCCGTACTCATGATAAG CTGGCTTGGATGCAAGTGGACCATATCCCTGACGTTTATCTCGTACATGCCTTTCATCGCAGCCCAGTTCTACCCCAAGTTTTTCACCATGATTCCAGCGGGACTTGCCGTTGGCTTGGGTGGCGGACCACTTTGGTGTGCAAAATGTACTTATCTCACGGTTGTGTCCGAAGCTTATGCCTCTGTATCGGAACTGAGCGCGGACGTTTTGGTCACAAGGTTCTTCGGCCTCTTCTTCATGTTTTACCAAATGGCGCAGGTTTGGGGGAACCTGATCTCGTCGGCag TATTGTCCTACGGATTGGATGCCACGCCAGTAAACAACACTATAAACAGCACCCTCGTCGCTCAAATTTGTGGGGCAAATTTCTGCGCAGCACAGACCGATGAAGAAAATCCAAATCTAAAACCACCCCCTGCTGAACGAATTCAACTGATCTCTGGTATTTACCTAGGATGCATGGTCTTCGCTATTCTCGTTGTTGCTTTCGGAGTAGACTCTCTGACTAG gtaCGACAGGGGCCGTTCCGGATCAACTACTGGGAAGTCTGGTCTTAAATTACTCGCTGTTACTTTGAAGTTACTGAAAGAAAAGAGACAGCTGCTCATTTTACCGATAACACTGTTCATCGGGGCTGAGCAAGCTTTCCTTTTTGCCGATTTCAACGCC GCGTTCGTCTCCTGCGCATGGGGTATTAGTAATATCGGTTACGTGATGATTTGCTACGGAGTGGCAAATGCGATTGCTGCTATAAGCACGGGGTCCGTGGTAAAACTCACTGGACGAACTCCGGTAATGGTTTTCGCATTCATTCTTCATGTTGCAATAATAGTAGCACTATTGCTCTGGAAGCCGACACCGGAACAGGGAATCATATTTTTTGTGATGTCGGGATTGTGGGGAGTCTGCGATGCTATTTGGCTTGTTCAAGTTAATG cATTGAGTGGCATTCTTTTCCCTGGCAAGGAAGAAGCTGCTTATTCAAACTTCCGACTTTGGGAAGCAACCGGTTCAGTGTTAGCCTATGCTTACAGCCCCTACTTATGCACAAACATAAAGTTGTACATTTTGTTGGCTATTCTTTGTATAGGAGTTACTGGGTACGTGATTATCATTCGGAAGGGTAGAGCCAGTCGGACCATTACAGATGAAAGAAAGAACTTCGAGCTCGTTGCAACTAGAGAAGCTTCTAGCTGA
- the LOC124219994 gene encoding protein dj-1beta-like, protein MPKTAIILLAEGAEEMEAVITIDVLRRAGIAVTVASLDGSNVVTCSRGVKICPDEQLTDEHKDKAYDVVIMPGGLAGSQALAKSDKVGAILQKQASENRLVAAICAAPTALKAHGLAKGKKITAYPSMKDQLQDDYTYIDEKVVIDGNFITSQGPSTAYLFGLAIVEALIGKPEATTVARGMLCDEYK, encoded by the exons ATGCCAAAAACAGCGATTATACTCCTGGCCGAAGGCGCGGAGGAAATGGAAGCGGTTATCACCATCGATGTTCTTCGACGTGCTGGG attgcAGTAACTGTAGCCAGTCTCGACGGCAGCAATGTCGTCACATGTAGCAGAGGTGTGAAAATTTGCCCCGATGAACAACTGACGGATGAACACAAGGATAAAGCTTACGACGTTGTTATAATGCCCGGTGGACTTGCTGGCTCTCAAGCCTTGGCTAAA TCGGACAAAGTTGGCGCCATCCTCCAAAAACAAGCGAGTGAAAATCGACTAGTGGCAGCTATTTGTGCAGCGCCAACTGCATTGAAAGCCCACGGACTTGCCAAGGGCAAGAAAATCACTGCCTACCCATCGATGAAGGATCAGTTACAAGAtgactatacgtatatagatgAGAAGGTGGTGATTGATG GCAATTTCATCACAAGCCAGGGACCTTCGACTGCATACTTGTTTGGATTGGCAATCGTTGAAGCCTTGATAGGAAAACCAGAAGCAACTACAGTTGCCCGAGGCATGCTTTGTGATGAGTACAAGTAA